In the genome of Treponema pedis, one region contains:
- a CDS encoding MFS transporter, giving the protein MKNLQKRTFNAAALSFLIYSLSSISISICLVNIKKDLHFSFTQAGLFGMICAIEQTIVLLISPIFAGKFGKIRVLRISLFLLTLGLICFSQSGNFTTALLSALCMGLGVANMEALLTPIVTDLYPDDTGAKMNKMHAFWPLGSFSGLIGFGYLLSSGIHWRYLYAGMSAAAFCIGFLYPSSAKIQLPPSDGSFKAFKKIFSLPAFWFFALALFFEGGAEGAFSFWAATLVQVHLKGSPFFAGIVTAIFALGMVSGRFAGSRFLHKISLQKAVIISSLIAFLISLTFILVNSLVILALFLFFMGISLACLWPTIQSHAAAVLPVDTTALMIFLSCFGVPGYSTASFIMGIIGDKYGLFASFIAVVPCFLVLVPVLFIAGCKISIKNVFNTRRSR; this is encoded by the coding sequence ATGAAAAATCTGCAAAAACGTACATTTAATGCGGCTGCCTTAAGTTTTCTCATTTATTCTCTGTCATCTATTTCAATTTCAATTTGTTTAGTAAATATAAAAAAAGATTTACATTTTTCTTTTACGCAAGCCGGGCTTTTCGGAATGATTTGTGCAATAGAGCAAACAATTGTCCTTTTAATAAGCCCTATCTTCGCCGGTAAATTCGGCAAAATAAGAGTATTGCGTATTTCACTTTTTCTTTTAACCTTAGGCTTGATTTGTTTTTCTCAAAGCGGAAATTTCACTACAGCTCTTTTAAGCGCTCTTTGTATGGGACTTGGAGTTGCAAACATGGAAGCTCTTTTAACACCTATTGTAACCGATTTATATCCAGACGATACGGGAGCAAAAATGAACAAGATGCATGCATTTTGGCCCTTAGGTTCGTTTTCGGGGCTGATAGGGTTCGGCTATCTTCTTTCCTCCGGAATACATTGGAGGTATTTATATGCGGGAATGTCGGCTGCGGCTTTTTGTATCGGTTTTTTATATCCGTCTTCGGCAAAAATACAACTGCCTCCCTCCGACGGAAGTTTTAAAGCGTTTAAAAAAATATTTTCATTACCTGCATTTTGGTTTTTCGCTCTTGCATTATTTTTTGAAGGCGGAGCGGAAGGAGCTTTTTCATTTTGGGCGGCTACCTTAGTACAAGTGCATTTAAAAGGTTCTCCGTTTTTTGCAGGGATTGTAACCGCAATTTTTGCCTTGGGAATGGTTTCGGGCAGATTTGCAGGCAGCAGGTTTTTACATAAAATTTCACTTCAAAAAGCCGTTATTATTTCTTCATTAATTGCGTTTTTAATAAGTCTTACATTTATTCTTGTAAATTCACTTGTTATACTGGCCTTGTTTTTATTTTTTATGGGAATATCTCTTGCCTGTTTATGGCCCACAATTCAATCCCATGCGGCCGCCGTTTTACCCGTAGATACTACGGCCTTAATGATTTTTTTATCATGCTTCGGAGTACCCGGCTACAGTACCGCAAGTTTTATTATGGGAATAATCGGGGATAAATACGGTCTTTTCGCCTCATTTATAGCGGTAGTACCGTGCTTTTTAGTTTTAGTTCCGGTTCTTTTTATTGCAGGCTGCAAAATATCAATTAAAAACGTTTTTAATACCCGCCGCAGTCGGTAA
- a CDS encoding SufS family cysteine desulfurase produces MYKKDFPLISENPGIHYLDSAATAQRPKTVIDGVTNYFTHSNGNAGRGSHSLAIASSILIEETRKKTADFIGAKNIESIIFTKNCTEALNIISYCYALPFLKKDDEILIAISNHHANLVTWQFAAKQTGAKLKYIYLQKDGSLNIEDFKQKLSDKTKIVAVSSVVNATGVINPVREITALSHEKGAAVVVDASQAVTHFKQNVTEADCDFLTFSGHKLFSAFGVGVLYGKKELLEKMPPFLYGGDMINFVTEHDAEFKDLPHKYEGGTLDSSAIVSLKFAIEYVEAIGYEKIGKIISDLESYALSELKKLDFVETYNTEAGERAGIIAFNVKDVHSHDTAYILNEYGVMVRSGHHCTQPLMNYLGISSCCRASFSIFNTKEDIDVMVTALKKVNAVFNSR; encoded by the coding sequence ATGTATAAAAAAGATTTTCCGCTTATTTCGGAAAACCCGGGTATTCATTATTTGGATTCCGCTGCAACCGCACAGCGACCTAAAACCGTCATAGACGGAGTTACAAATTATTTTACTCATTCAAACGGCAATGCAGGGCGGGGCTCACATTCGCTTGCAATAGCTTCGTCAATTCTTATAGAAGAAACCCGTAAAAAAACGGCGGACTTTATAGGTGCAAAAAACATCGAAAGTATAATTTTTACAAAAAACTGTACCGAAGCGTTAAATATCATTTCGTATTGCTATGCGCTTCCTTTTTTAAAAAAAGACGATGAAATTTTAATTGCAATTTCAAATCATCATGCGAATTTGGTAACATGGCAATTTGCCGCAAAACAAACGGGAGCAAAGTTAAAATATATTTATTTGCAAAAAGACGGAAGTCTGAATATTGAAGATTTTAAACAAAAACTTTCGGATAAAACTAAAATAGTTGCCGTTTCTTCCGTTGTAAACGCAACGGGTGTTATAAATCCGGTAAGGGAGATTACGGCTCTTTCTCACGAAAAGGGTGCGGCAGTTGTTGTAGATGCCTCTCAAGCTGTAACTCATTTTAAACAAAACGTTACTGAAGCGGATTGCGATTTTTTAACCTTTTCCGGGCACAAACTGTTTTCGGCGTTCGGAGTGGGCGTTCTTTACGGAAAAAAAGAACTGCTTGAAAAAATGCCGCCTTTTTTATACGGCGGAGATATGATAAATTTTGTTACGGAACATGATGCGGAATTTAAAGATTTGCCTCATAAATATGAAGGCGGTACACTGGACAGTTCCGCAATAGTTTCTTTAAAATTTGCAATAGAATATGTTGAGGCTATAGGTTATGAAAAAATCGGAAAAATAATTTCGGATTTGGAATCTTATGCGCTTTCGGAATTGAAAAAATTGGACTTTGTGGAAACTTATAATACGGAAGCCGGAGAAAGAGCGGGTATAATTGCCTTTAATGTAAAAGATGTTCATTCGCACGATACGGCGTATATTTTAAACGAATATGGCGTTATGGTCAGAAGCGGACACCATTGTACCCAACCTTTAATGAACTATTTAGGCATAAGCTCTTGCTGCCGCGCAAGTTTTTCAATTTTTAATACAAAAGAAGATATTGATGTTATGGTAACCGCTCTTAAAAAAGTAAATGCGGTTTTTAATTCAAGATAA
- the thrS gene encoding threonine--tRNA ligase: MSTLQEKSKKLSTLRHSTAHVMAEAVMNLFPGTKVAIGPSIDYGFYYDFELPRPINQDDLPQIEKEMRKILNTRSAFEKTVISREEALKLFKDQPFKIELIKGLPEDEEISIYKSGNFTDLCRGPHVCSMAEINAQGFKLMKTAGAYWRGDENRPMLTRIYGTVWEKPNDLKEYLAMLEEAEKRDHRKLGKAMNLFHIDEENPGQIFWHPKGWTLYLTIQNYVRMRLKEDGYQEVHTPFVMPRSLWERSGHWAKYKENMFITESEKRLFALKPMNCPGHVEIFKQGIKSYRDLPLRLAEFGSCTRNEPSGSLHGIMRVRGFVQDDAHIFCTEEQISSEVSKFCTLLKRMYADFGFAEDKILVKFSTRPEQRVGDDATWDRAEKALSDACTYAGLEYEIAEGEGAFYGPKLEFTLIDALGREWQCGTIQVDYQLPSAERLNAEYIGDDNNKHHPVMLHRAALGSLERFIGILLENCAGVLPPWLAPVQAVVIPVAPPFADYAEKVREDLDLMGFRVTADTGSDRMNAKIRKYQEEKVIYQLIVGQNEMDTNSVAVRMRKGGQKTMTVKEFGEFLKEKTTSFSQDAE, translated from the coding sequence ATGTCAACATTACAAGAAAAATCAAAAAAATTAAGTACTCTAAGACACAGTACCGCCCATGTTATGGCTGAAGCCGTTATGAACCTTTTCCCCGGTACAAAGGTTGCAATAGGGCCTTCAATCGATTACGGATTTTACTATGACTTTGAACTTCCGCGTCCGATAAACCAAGATGACCTTCCGCAAATCGAAAAGGAAATGCGGAAAATTTTAAATACCCGCTCCGCATTTGAAAAAACCGTAATAAGCCGCGAAGAAGCCTTAAAACTTTTTAAAGACCAGCCTTTTAAAATTGAATTGATAAAAGGTCTTCCGGAAGATGAAGAAATAAGCATTTATAAATCCGGTAACTTTACGGACCTTTGCCGCGGGCCTCATGTCTGCTCAATGGCGGAAATAAATGCTCAAGGCTTTAAACTGATGAAAACGGCGGGCGCTTATTGGCGCGGAGATGAAAACCGTCCGATGCTTACCCGAATTTACGGCACCGTGTGGGAAAAACCGAATGACCTAAAAGAATATCTTGCAATGCTTGAAGAAGCCGAAAAGCGCGACCATAGAAAGCTCGGCAAGGCTATGAATCTTTTTCACATTGACGAAGAAAATCCGGGACAAATTTTTTGGCATCCCAAGGGTTGGACACTTTACTTAACCATTCAAAATTATGTACGTATGCGCTTAAAAGAAGACGGTTATCAAGAAGTACACACCCCCTTCGTTATGCCGCGAAGTCTTTGGGAGCGTTCGGGACACTGGGCAAAATACAAAGAAAATATGTTTATTACTGAAAGCGAAAAGCGTCTTTTTGCTCTTAAACCTATGAACTGCCCCGGACATGTAGAAATTTTTAAACAGGGAATTAAAAGTTACCGCGACCTTCCGTTGCGCTTGGCCGAATTCGGCTCTTGTACAAGAAATGAACCCTCAGGCTCCTTACACGGAATTATGAGAGTACGTGGCTTCGTACAAGATGATGCTCATATTTTTTGCACCGAAGAGCAAATTTCCTCCGAAGTTTCAAAATTCTGTACCTTATTAAAGCGTATGTATGCCGATTTCGGTTTTGCCGAGGATAAAATTCTCGTTAAGTTTTCTACACGTCCCGAACAACGCGTAGGAGACGATGCAACTTGGGATAGAGCCGAAAAGGCCTTATCCGACGCTTGCACATACGCAGGTTTGGAATATGAAATTGCTGAAGGCGAAGGAGCCTTTTACGGACCTAAACTCGAATTTACCCTAATCGACGCACTGGGACGGGAATGGCAATGCGGAACAATCCAAGTGGATTATCAACTTCCTTCAGCCGAACGTCTTAATGCCGAATATATAGGCGATGATAACAATAAACATCACCCCGTAATGCTTCACAGAGCCGCACTGGGTTCCCTTGAACGTTTTATAGGTATCTTACTTGAAAACTGTGCCGGTGTTTTACCGCCTTGGCTTGCTCCGGTGCAGGCCGTAGTTATACCGGTAGCGCCCCCCTTTGCAGACTATGCGGAAAAAGTACGTGAAGACCTTGACCTTATGGGCTTTAGAGTAACGGCAGATACGGGTTCCGACAGAATGAACGCAAAAATACGCAAGTACCAGGAAGAAAAGGTTATTTATCAGCTAATCGTAGGGCAAAATGAAATGGACACGAATTCCGTAGCGGTGCGTATGCGTAAAGGCGGTCAAAAAACAATGACGGTAAAAGAATTCGGAGAATTCCTAAAAGAAAAAACTACTTCCTTTTCGCAGGATGCAGAATAA
- a CDS encoding aminopeptidase, translating to MDFKKNIEKYAELILKVGLNIQKNDGIYILVNEHSIGMVREITEQAYKLGAKDIIYDFSDDDMILSRYNYGNESIFNEMPKFKIDYLEAAYKNNYHRLALVADNPELLKDVDSKKVAAWNKTRALASKPIMKYTMENRVKWTVAAHPTPAWAKTVFPDLSEDEALKKLWEKVFDATRVSMPEPVKAWQEHDAALKKHQNFLNEMQFEKLLYKGPGTDLEVYLVEGHLWVGGSGKCERGEPFMANIPTEEVFSMPHAFKVNGTVKATKPLAARGKIIDGFYFTFKDGKVTDFDAKEGKETLQALLDSDEGARRLGEVALVADNSPISNTGILFKNTLFDENASCHFAIGNAYSENIKNGAFLSDEEAKKSGMNNSIIHVDFMVGGPELSVIGVKKDGSKIELLKNGNWAI from the coding sequence ATGGATTTTAAAAAAAATATTGAAAAGTATGCGGAGCTTATTTTAAAAGTAGGTTTAAATATTCAAAAGAATGACGGAATTTATATACTTGTAAACGAACACTCTATAGGTATGGTTCGTGAAATTACAGAACAGGCATATAAACTTGGAGCTAAAGACATTATTTACGATTTTTCCGATGATGATATGATTTTATCGCGTTATAATTATGGAAATGAAAGTATTTTTAATGAAATGCCTAAATTTAAAATAGATTATCTTGAAGCTGCATATAAAAATAACTATCACAGGCTTGCCCTTGTTGCGGACAATCCGGAGCTTTTAAAAGATGTGGATTCAAAAAAAGTTGCCGCATGGAATAAAACGCGGGCTCTTGCCTCAAAACCGATAATGAAATACACAATGGAAAACCGTGTAAAATGGACTGTTGCGGCTCATCCTACACCGGCTTGGGCAAAAACCGTTTTTCCGGATTTATCGGAAGATGAAGCTTTAAAAAAATTATGGGAAAAGGTTTTCGATGCAACCCGTGTAAGTATGCCTGAGCCCGTCAAAGCTTGGCAAGAACATGATGCGGCTTTAAAAAAACACCAAAATTTTTTAAATGAAATGCAGTTTGAAAAACTTTTATATAAAGGCCCCGGTACCGACTTGGAGGTTTATCTTGTAGAAGGTCATTTGTGGGTAGGCGGCTCGGGAAAATGCGAACGCGGGGAACCCTTTATGGCTAACATTCCTACGGAAGAAGTTTTTTCTATGCCGCATGCTTTTAAGGTAAACGGAACTGTTAAAGCTACAAAACCGTTAGCCGCCCGCGGAAAAATTATTGACGGGTTTTATTTTACTTTTAAAGACGGAAAAGTTACAGATTTTGATGCAAAAGAAGGAAAGGAAACCTTACAAGCTCTTTTGGATTCCGATGAGGGGGCAAGACGTTTGGGAGAAGTTGCCCTGGTAGCCGATAATTCTCCTATAAGTAATACCGGAATTTTATTTAAAAATACCCTGTTCGACGAAAACGCCTCATGTCACTTTGCTATAGGAAATGCTTACAGCGAAAATATAAAAAACGGAGCATTTTTAAGCGATGAAGAGGCGAAAAAATCGGGAATGAATAATTCGATTATTCACGTAGATTTTATGGTAGGCGGACCTGAACTTTCAGTTATCGGTGTAAAAAAAGACGGCTCTAAGATTGAGCTTTTAAAAAACGGAAATTGGGCTATATAA
- the sufU gene encoding Fe-S cluster assembly sulfur transfer protein SufU encodes MENIDNIYQEMILEYSRKKENCRDLTGDVKIERGHNPSCGDDLTLLIKEKEGIIEDASFLGKGCAISTASTNMLIELIKGRPVEEAKKKVDIFFKMMGGKEVSEEEKEELGDAQILEYFAEMPARIKCATLSWHSAKVLL; translated from the coding sequence ATGGAAAATATCGATAATATTTATCAGGAAATGATTTTAGAATATTCGCGCAAAAAGGAAAATTGCAGGGACCTTACGGGAGATGTAAAAATCGAGCGCGGGCATAATCCTTCTTGCGGAGACGATTTAACTCTTTTGATAAAAGAGAAAGAGGGAATAATAGAAGATGCTTCCTTTTTGGGAAAGGGCTGCGCCATTTCAACGGCTTCCACCAATATGCTGATAGAGCTTATTAAGGGAAGACCGGTTGAAGAAGCTAAAAAGAAAGTGGACATATTTTTTAAAATGATGGGCGGTAAAGAAGTTTCGGAAGAAGAAAAAGAAGAACTGGGTGATGCTCAAATTTTGGAATATTTTGCGGAAATGCCTGCCCGTATTAAATGTGCTACTTTAAGCTGGCATTCCGCAAAGGTTCTTTTATAA
- a CDS encoding MptD family putative ECF transporter S component translates to MNNNLELKDVVNTAIFAVVYFVGVFIIGMPFGTAVITLAAAPFVVSLFLGVVVLFFMEKVQKPLSLFIFAVIPGSLSALMGGSWLLIAHSFIVAGFAELVRSLIGYKTVKGGIAGYAVMSMWLAGSFWQIFIMKEQYYILTEKNMGADYAAQLVNLPLWIMPVLYVISFAGGILGGLLGVKLLKRYFTKEGFV, encoded by the coding sequence ATGAATAATAACTTGGAACTAAAAGATGTTGTAAATACCGCTATTTTCGCTGTTGTTTATTTTGTCGGAGTATTTATAATCGGAATGCCGTTCGGGACTGCGGTAATAACCTTAGCGGCTGCTCCGTTCGTTGTAAGCTTATTTTTGGGTGTTGTAGTTTTATTCTTTATGGAAAAAGTGCAAAAACCCTTGTCTCTTTTTATCTTTGCGGTGATACCCGGTTCTTTATCGGCGCTTATGGGAGGTTCATGGCTGCTTATTGCCCATTCTTTTATCGTTGCCGGTTTTGCAGAACTGGTACGAAGCCTTATTGGGTATAAAACCGTTAAGGGCGGTATTGCGGGCTATGCGGTTATGTCGATGTGGCTTGCAGGTTCTTTTTGGCAAATATTTATTATGAAAGAACAGTATTATATTTTAACCGAAAAAAATATGGGTGCCGACTATGCGGCACAACTTGTAAATCTTCCGTTGTGGATTATGCCTGTTCTTTATGTTATTTCTTTTGCAGGGGGTATTTTAGGAGGGCTTTTAGGAGTAAAACTTTTAAAAAGATATTTTACAAAAGAAGGCTTCGTGTAA
- a CDS encoding sensor histidine kinase, whose product MKNNFFIFIHYFLIISCAIQAVFQNGYLSYIQLISCLIIMILSNIRMFFIHKTEVFFFILCLCDFAVCSAMFFIEKKPSFLLLTIPMIDSLYYNRFPQNLISGTIGLIIFSVTSVYKPLYTSVTDFIILFLISAQAYNFKLYNTGFIKQEKIIEDLIQKNNELSESVLNFEMYRESVEDLIMLKERNRISREIHDSIGHGLSTIIIQLNALQAIAKTNPKMLQTQLTYLNEFAKKNLDEIRFALREIKPTDYNKYETIILIHSLVNEFKKLTSINVQFTFSKNIRVITEEQNHAVYKAVQEFLSNSGKYANAEQITIHFSYTENYLVITMKDNGQGCLKITKGIGLKAIDERIKEAGGSVFYKSLPEVRGFFMQINIPI is encoded by the coding sequence ATGAAAAATAATTTTTTTATTTTTATTCACTACTTTTTAATAATAAGCTGTGCAATACAAGCGGTTTTTCAAAACGGATATTTATCGTACATACAGTTAATTTCGTGTTTAATTATTATGATTCTCTCAAATATAAGAATGTTTTTTATTCATAAAACCGAAGTATTTTTTTTCATTTTATGTTTATGCGATTTTGCCGTCTGCTCCGCAATGTTCTTTATAGAAAAAAAACCGTCATTTTTATTGCTTACAATACCTATGATTGACAGCCTTTATTATAATCGATTCCCTCAAAATCTTATATCCGGAACAATAGGCCTTATTATTTTTTCCGTAACTTCCGTATATAAACCTCTATACACATCAGTAACGGATTTTATAATTTTATTTTTAATTTCCGCACAAGCATATAATTTTAAACTGTATAATACGGGTTTTATAAAACAGGAAAAAATCATAGAAGATTTAATTCAAAAAAACAACGAACTTTCCGAATCCGTTTTAAATTTTGAAATGTACAGAGAATCCGTTGAAGATTTAATAATGCTTAAAGAACGGAACAGAATCTCCAGAGAAATCCATGACAGCATAGGACACGGACTTTCCACAATCATTATTCAATTAAATGCCCTACAGGCAATTGCAAAAACGAATCCGAAAATGCTTCAAACTCAATTAACCTATTTAAATGAATTTGCAAAAAAGAACCTTGATGAAATACGTTTTGCACTGCGCGAAATAAAACCTACGGATTATAATAAATACGAAACAATCATTTTAATTCATTCTCTCGTAAACGAATTTAAAAAATTGACAAGCATAAATGTTCAATTTACTTTTTCAAAAAATATTCGGGTAATTACGGAAGAGCAAAACCATGCCGTATATAAGGCGGTTCAGGAATTTTTATCAAACTCAGGCAAATATGCGAATGCGGAACAAATTACAATCCATTTTTCATATACGGAAAATTATCTTGTAATTACTATGAAAGATAACGGACAGGGCTGTTTAAAAATAACTAAGGGTATAGGGCTCAAAGCCATAGATGAACGGATAAAAGAAGCCGGAGGTTCCGTATTCTATAAAAGTTTACCTGAAGTACGGGGCTTTTTTATGCAAATAAACATTCCTATATAA